The following coding sequences are from one Treponema parvum window:
- the cimA gene encoding citramalate synthase yields MDSTLRDGAQGEGISFSVQDKIHIVKALDEIGIAFIEAGNPGSNPKDMEFFQAAKKLKLKNARLCAFGSTRRRDVSSAEDLNVQSLLAAETEDVVIFGKSWKFQVTEILRATPEENIKMIYETIAFLKESGRNVIYDAEHFFTGYEDDKDYAMLTLQAAVDGGASVLTLCETKGGCMLSRCSEISKVVCEKFGAKVKIGIHTHDDSGLAVANSLIAVENGVRHVQGTFLGFGERTGNANLAVIIANLQLKMGYECIPPENIALLTPIAKRIAEISNIMINPGVPYVGSSAFSHKAGMHIDAVLKNPTAYEHIAPETVGNSRVFLMSEVAGRSMIIEKIKKFDPTITKSSPVVADIIKKVKDLELEGYQFEGADGSFELLVRKTIGKYQPFFKLHYYQTNGVNPRPEDGVCACAQIKLEVEGQIEVTAGDGDGPVNALDIALRKALCRFYPAVETIRLIDYKVRVLDGRSATASRVRVLIESSDSVETWTTVGVSCDIMEASWIALVDSFEYKLIKDVEQRYKKLL; encoded by the coding sequence TTGGATTCTACGTTGCGCGACGGCGCTCAGGGCGAAGGAATCAGTTTTTCAGTTCAAGATAAAATTCACATAGTTAAAGCGCTTGATGAAATCGGCATAGCGTTTATAGAAGCCGGAAACCCCGGTTCAAATCCCAAAGATATGGAATTTTTTCAGGCGGCAAAAAAGCTTAAATTAAAAAACGCCCGCCTTTGCGCCTTCGGTTCTACAAGGCGCAGGGACGTTTCAAGCGCTGAAGATTTGAACGTTCAGAGCCTTCTCGCCGCAGAAACGGAAGACGTAGTCATATTCGGTAAGTCATGGAAATTTCAAGTTACTGAAATTTTACGTGCTACACCCGAAGAAAATATCAAGATGATTTATGAAACGATCGCTTTTTTAAAAGAAAGCGGCAGAAATGTAATCTATGACGCCGAACATTTTTTTACCGGTTACGAGGACGACAAAGATTATGCGATGCTGACTTTGCAGGCTGCCGTTGACGGAGGCGCTTCCGTACTAACTCTTTGCGAAACGAAAGGCGGCTGTATGCTTTCCCGCTGCAGTGAAATTTCAAAGGTCGTATGTGAAAAATTCGGCGCTAAGGTAAAGATCGGCATACACACTCACGACGATTCCGGTCTTGCAGTGGCGAATTCCCTTATAGCTGTGGAGAACGGGGTAAGGCACGTTCAGGGAACTTTTTTAGGTTTCGGGGAGCGTACGGGTAACGCAAATCTTGCCGTTATCATAGCCAATCTTCAGCTTAAGATGGGTTATGAGTGCATTCCTCCTGAAAACATCGCGCTCCTTACGCCGATTGCAAAGCGGATCGCTGAAATTTCAAATATAATGATAAATCCCGGCGTTCCCTACGTAGGTTCAAGCGCTTTTTCGCATAAGGCCGGCATGCACATCGATGCGGTGTTAAAAAATCCTACGGCTTATGAGCACATCGCTCCTGAAACTGTAGGAAATTCCAGAGTGTTTTTGATGAGCGAAGTCGCCGGACGCAGCATGATAATCGAAAAGATAAAAAAATTCGATCCTACGATCACAAAGTCTTCCCCTGTCGTTGCGGACATAATTAAAAAAGTTAAGGATCTTGAACTCGAAGGTTATCAGTTTGAAGGAGCCGACGGAAGTTTTGAACTTCTTGTTCGTAAGACTATCGGAAAATATCAGCCGTTTTTTAAATTGCATTACTATCAGACTAACGGCGTAAATCCCAGACCGGAAGACGGAGTTTGCGCTTGCGCTCAAATCAAGCTTGAAGTTGAAGGGCAGATTGAAGTTACCGCCGGTGACGGCGACGGTCCTGTAAACGCCCTTGACATAGCTTTGCGTAAGGCTTTGTGCCGTTTTTATCCTGCGGTTGAAACGATAAGATTAATCGATTATAAGGTACGCGTCTTAGACGGAAGATCCGCAACAGCGTCCCGCGTACGCGTATTGATCGAAAGCTCCGACAGTGTGGAAACTTGGACTACCGTAGGCGTTTCCTGCGATATTATGGAAGCGTCATGGATAGCCCTTGTCGATTCTTTTGAATATAAATTGATAAAAGATGTGGAACAGCGTTATAAAAAGCTGCTTTAG
- a CDS encoding HD domain-containing protein: MQIAEIMKKMIAYSGKNRHDINHFIKVWTYARTIGKLEVLDERTQRILEIAAILHDIACPLCRKKYGNTDGKAQEAEGMILAEDFLKDCGLPDDENKRIIYLIGHHHTLTNIDGYDYQILIEADYLVNADEKSYSSENIHKFRERIFKTKSGIDLLKSMYT, from the coding sequence ATGCAAATAGCTGAAATCATGAAAAAAATGATTGCCTATTCCGGCAAAAACCGGCATGACATAAATCACTTTATAAAAGTTTGGACATATGCAAGAACAATAGGTAAGTTGGAAGTTTTGGATGAAAGAACACAGCGCATCCTTGAAATCGCCGCGATACTGCATGACATAGCCTGCCCTCTTTGCCGAAAAAAATACGGCAACACCGACGGAAAGGCGCAGGAAGCCGAAGGCATGATCCTCGCGGAGGATTTTCTTAAAGACTGCGGTTTGCCGGACGACGAAAACAAAAGGATAATATACCTCATAGGTCATCACCATACTCTCACAAATATCGACGGTTACGACTATCAGATACTCATTGAAGCCGACTACCTTGTAAACGCCGATGAAAAAAGTTATTCTTCCGAGAATATTCATAAATTCAGAGAACGGATTTTTAAGACAAAGTCAGGAATTGATCTGTTAAAGTCGATGTACACCTGA
- a CDS encoding DUF2249 domain-containing protein, whose translation MAYTDWSNKISGFKKIDVRGVAGNFFPGLKKQAEDLNVGQGLEIVQSFDPIPLYEVMKGLGFENHTEKAGENEYHAYFYRVEAKNETGHIPMRPAALTNFPLIDEDLGQIAVNFWELTWNDGKRYLPYETRLLLSLTNAVGAGRMRQATRELVKAYAYGLDSAAFDDVFELLAWNQGIGFFSSEIGPSTLFAAYKAIKQMEKQGRDRAEICSMLREKFGEANPDVKVL comes from the coding sequence ATGGCATATACGGATTGGAGCAATAAGATCTCCGGATTCAAAAAAATCGATGTTCGCGGCGTAGCAGGAAATTTTTTCCCCGGATTAAAAAAACAGGCCGAAGATTTAAACGTTGGACAGGGACTTGAAATTGTGCAGAGTTTCGACCCGATTCCTCTTTACGAGGTTATGAAAGGGCTTGGATTTGAAAATCACACCGAAAAAGCGGGAGAAAACGAATACCACGCTTATTTTTATCGCGTTGAAGCAAAAAACGAAACAGGGCATATCCCGATGAGGCCTGCCGCTTTGACCAATTTTCCTCTCATAGATGAAGATCTGGGACAAATAGCCGTGAATTTTTGGGAGCTTACGTGGAATGACGGCAAAAGGTATCTTCCGTATGAAACACGGCTGTTATTATCATTGACAAACGCGGTAGGCGCAGGAAGGATGAGACAGGCTACCAGAGAACTTGTAAAAGCGTACGCGTACGGACTGGACTCCGCCGCCTTTGACGATGTGTTTGAACTTCTTGCATGGAATCAGGGAATAGGATTTTTCAGCTCCGAAATAGGACCGTCAACCCTATTTGCCGCATACAAGGCCATAAAACAGATGGAAAAACAGGGAAGAGACAGAGCGGAAATCTGTTCGATGCTTCGAGAAAAATTCGGAGAAGCGAATCCCGATGTAAAAGTTTTATAA
- the leuB gene encoding 3-isopropylmalate dehydrogenase, protein MNKTIALIPGDGIGPDVVAEAVNVLNEVAKKFGHSFSYKDIVAGGCSIDKLGKPLTDEQLEAVKSSDAALLGAVGGPKWDNLPSELRPEKALLGLRGGLKVYANLRPAVMFRQLKDACPLKDEVAGDGLDILIVRELTGGIYFGDRGTSSDGKTAWDTEKYTWPEIERIVRIGFESAQKRKKRLCVVDKANILNSSQLWRRVTEAVKGDYPDVELSYLYIDNAAMQLVRNPRQFDVIATSNMFGDILSDEASQITGSIGMLASASLGDGSGPGLYEPIHGSAPDIAGKDLANPLATILSAAMLLRYDFKLEKEAAAVEAAVDKVLEDGWRTADIAGAKIEELKAKGKIVGTKKMGQLVISALKAAV, encoded by the coding sequence ATGAACAAGACGATAGCATTGATCCCTGGAGACGGAATAGGCCCCGACGTTGTGGCCGAGGCCGTTAATGTTTTAAACGAAGTCGCAAAGAAATTCGGACATTCCTTTTCTTATAAAGATATTGTTGCAGGCGGTTGTTCTATAGACAAATTAGGCAAGCCTCTTACCGACGAGCAGCTTGAAGCCGTAAAGTCTTCGGACGCGGCGTTGCTCGGAGCCGTAGGCGGCCCGAAATGGGACAATCTTCCTTCGGAACTTCGCCCTGAAAAAGCTCTGCTCGGCCTTCGCGGCGGATTAAAGGTCTATGCGAACCTTCGCCCCGCTGTTATGTTCAGGCAATTAAAAGACGCATGTCCTTTAAAGGATGAAGTTGCGGGCGACGGGCTTGATATTCTTATCGTGAGGGAACTTACCGGCGGAATTTATTTCGGCGACAGGGGAACTTCTTCCGACGGAAAAACCGCTTGGGATACTGAAAAATACACATGGCCTGAAATAGAGCGCATAGTCCGCATAGGTTTTGAATCGGCTCAAAAACGAAAAAAACGCCTTTGCGTAGTGGACAAGGCTAATATTTTAAATTCCAGCCAGCTTTGGAGACGCGTTACGGAAGCCGTAAAAGGCGATTATCCCGATGTGGAACTTTCATACTTGTACATAGATAATGCGGCCATGCAGTTGGTGCGTAATCCGAGGCAGTTTGACGTAATTGCTACAAGCAATATGTTCGGCGACATTTTAAGCGATGAAGCGAGCCAGATAACAGGATCGATAGGTATGCTTGCGTCGGCTTCTCTTGGCGACGGTTCCGGTCCGGGATTGTATGAACCGATCCATGGAAGCGCTCCCGATATCGCAGGTAAAGACCTTGCAAATCCTCTTGCGACGATTTTATCTGCCGCCATGCTGTTGCGCTACGATTTTAAGCTTGAAAAAGAAGCGGCGGCCGTTGAAGCTGCCGTAGATAAGGTTCTTGAAGACGGTTGGCGTACGGCCGATATTGCCGGTGCAAAGATCGAAGAACTTAAAGCTAAAGGAAAAATTGTCGGAACAAAGAAAATGGGACAGCTTGTGATTTCCGCCCTGAAGGCTGCGGTTTAA
- a CDS encoding BrnA antitoxin family protein, protein MFIPSEEQRKLRKKQVIAIRLSPETAEKVKALGKGYSSVLSRIIDEAFKTPEFLRKCL, encoded by the coding sequence TTGTTTATACCGAGCGAGGAACAGCGCAAGCTCCGAAAAAAACAAGTAATAGCGATCCGCCTTTCTCCCGAAACTGCCGAAAAAGTTAAAGCGCTTGGTAAAGGCTACAGTTCCGTTTTGAGCCGTATCATTGACGAAGCTTTTAAAACTCCCGAATTTTTGCGTAAGTGCTTATAA
- a CDS encoding sugar kinase — MNNKKRIVTFGEVLLRFNPTGYERLLQASNWKASYSGAEANVAVSLANFDQEVFLVTKVPSHDIGQCAVNWLRHYGVHMSKCARGGDRLGIYFIEKGASQRPSKVIYDRKDSAFSLSKPEDYDWNEILSNAGWFHFTGITPAVGGSLPEICLEACKTAKKLGLTISCDLNFRRKLWSAEQAQKTMLLLLPYVDVFISNMSDVCEIFGILPETCDIETAILNREGPTSVSRQLVEKFGFGKVALTLRKSISADINDWGGMIYDGEKKEGTFSPRYSITMIDRVGGGDAFSAGIIYSLITGMPVQEGIDFAVASSCLKHTIENDFNLASVDEVKSLSAGNSSGRVQR; from the coding sequence ATGAACAATAAAAAAAGAATTGTCACCTTTGGTGAAGTATTACTGCGTTTTAATCCTACAGGATATGAACGGCTTTTACAGGCTTCCAATTGGAAGGCCTCTTACAGCGGAGCTGAAGCAAACGTCGCCGTTTCTTTGGCAAATTTCGATCAGGAAGTTTTTTTGGTTACAAAAGTGCCTTCTCACGATATAGGTCAATGCGCGGTCAACTGGCTTAGGCATTACGGCGTTCATATGTCAAAGTGCGCGCGCGGCGGAGACAGGCTTGGAATTTATTTTATTGAAAAGGGCGCAAGCCAGCGTCCGTCCAAGGTAATTTATGACCGCAAGGATTCCGCTTTTTCGCTGTCGAAGCCTGAAGATTACGATTGGAATGAAATTCTGTCGAATGCCGGATGGTTTCATTTTACGGGGATAACTCCCGCCGTCGGCGGATCTTTACCCGAGATATGCCTTGAAGCGTGCAAGACGGCTAAAAAATTAGGGCTGACGATTTCCTGTGATCTTAATTTCCGCCGAAAACTGTGGTCGGCCGAACAGGCGCAAAAAACAATGCTCTTATTATTGCCGTATGTGGACGTTTTTATTTCCAATATGTCCGACGTCTGTGAAATTTTCGGTATTTTGCCCGAAACTTGCGATATTGAAACCGCGATTTTAAACAGAGAAGGTCCGACGAGCGTTTCACGCCAGCTTGTCGAAAAATTCGGTTTCGGTAAAGTCGCCCTGACGCTTCGTAAAAGCATTTCCGCCGATATAAACGATTGGGGCGGAATGATCTACGACGGCGAAAAGAAAGAAGGAACTTTTTCTCCCAGATATTCGATAACGATGATCGACCGTGTCGGAGGAGGAGACGCCTTTAGCGCGGGAATAATATATTCGCTTATAACGGGAATGCCGGTGCAGGAAGGAATAGATTTTGCGGTTGCGTCTTCGTGCCTTAAGCATACCATTGAAAACGATTTTAATCTTGCGAGT